The following are encoded together in the Nocardioides okcheonensis genome:
- a CDS encoding SurA N-terminal domain-containing protein, whose product MRTPSRTRSVLGSLAVVAVLTLSACGGGDGGSDASGASDDKASSSPSESGSTDASAAPEPDLDGIPDVVAEVNGEEVTKEEFVPIYTAAFQQAAATSQMSGQAPDEEALRKQTVDDLVDTELLTQEAESRGIEVSDQQVDDELTALAEQNQMGSADELLAAVEQQGVTEEQARSQIETQVMVEQLAADEDGSVDPTEKELRALYDRVKQQQAQSGQQGQEIPPFAQVHDQLEEQARNQQVGKVAGELVEQLRKGADITINL is encoded by the coding sequence ATGCGTACCCCCTCCCGCACCCGCTCCGTCCTCGGCTCCCTCGCGGTGGTCGCGGTCCTCACCCTGTCCGCCTGCGGCGGAGGGGACGGCGGGTCCGACGCCTCCGGCGCCTCCGACGACAAGGCATCGTCGAGCCCCTCCGAGAGCGGCTCGACGGACGCCTCAGCGGCTCCCGAGCCCGACCTCGACGGCATCCCCGACGTGGTGGCGGAGGTCAACGGCGAGGAGGTCACCAAGGAGGAGTTCGTCCCGATCTACACCGCGGCGTTCCAGCAGGCGGCGGCGACCTCGCAGATGAGCGGCCAGGCTCCCGACGAGGAGGCGCTGCGCAAGCAGACCGTCGACGACCTCGTCGACACCGAGCTGCTCACGCAGGAGGCCGAGTCGCGCGGCATCGAGGTCAGCGACCAGCAGGTCGACGACGAGCTCACCGCGCTCGCGGAGCAGAACCAGATGGGCTCGGCCGACGAGCTGCTCGCCGCGGTCGAGCAGCAGGGCGTCACCGAGGAGCAGGCCCGCTCGCAGATCGAGACCCAGGTGATGGTCGAGCAGCTCGCCGCCGACGAGGACGGGTCCGTCGACCCGACCGAGAAGGAGCTGCGCGCCCTCTACGACCGGGTCAAGCAGCAGCAGGCGCAGTCGGGCCAGCAGGGCCAGGAGATCCCGCCGTTCGCGCAGGTCCACGACCAGCTCGAGGAGCAGGCGCGCAACCAGCAGGTCGGCAAGGTCGCCGGCGAGCTGGTCGAGCAGCTGCGCAAGGGTGCGGACATCACGATCAACCTGTGA
- a CDS encoding aldehyde dehydrogenase family protein — protein MSKHVPAPVGLPVDGREQPTVEGWTFPARNPATGEVLWQVPDAGLADVDTALTAARRAFDATPWSTDSTMRVAAVRAFRAALEDEADNLALLLAAETGVPVALREAHVDRPIADLRAVPRRLEAGVTVVVTPATSPLAVALEEIGRVLLAGGTVVLKPAVEAASAALEIGRLALAHLPRGVLNVVTTRDVDVAIALTLDKRVDEVVVVGSAFVGERVRASAHRPGTRVRVTTGGPRQVRAGGADMADVVAGAARAVAANAGQAPWVPSSVVVPALRYAEAVAAAAEAMGSVVVGDPLSPQTLCGPLRSPVARDRVLRYVALAEAERADVALGGRRLDRPGWWVEPTVIGGVAADSRLVVEEVLGPVLMLVPDASARA, from the coding sequence ATGAGCAAGCACGTCCCGGCGCCGGTGGGCCTGCCCGTCGACGGCCGCGAGCAGCCGACCGTGGAGGGTTGGACCTTCCCGGCGCGCAACCCGGCCACCGGCGAGGTGCTCTGGCAGGTGCCGGACGCCGGTCTCGCCGACGTCGACACCGCGCTGACCGCCGCCCGGCGGGCGTTCGACGCAACCCCGTGGAGCACCGACTCGACGATGCGCGTCGCCGCCGTGCGCGCCTTCCGCGCCGCCCTCGAGGACGAGGCCGACAACCTCGCGCTGCTCCTCGCGGCCGAGACCGGCGTCCCGGTGGCCCTGCGCGAGGCCCACGTCGACCGCCCGATCGCGGACCTGCGGGCGGTGCCGCGGCGCCTCGAGGCGGGGGTCACCGTGGTCGTCACGCCGGCGACCTCGCCGCTCGCGGTGGCGCTGGAGGAGATCGGGCGGGTCCTGCTCGCCGGCGGCACCGTCGTCCTGAAGCCGGCCGTCGAGGCCGCGAGCGCCGCCCTGGAGATCGGCCGCCTCGCGCTCGCCCACCTGCCCCGCGGGGTGCTCAACGTCGTCACGACCCGCGACGTCGACGTCGCGATCGCGCTGACCCTCGACAAGCGCGTCGACGAGGTCGTGGTCGTCGGGTCGGCCTTCGTGGGCGAGCGGGTGCGGGCGTCCGCGCACCGACCCGGCACGCGGGTCCGGGTGACGACCGGCGGTCCGCGCCAGGTCCGGGCGGGCGGTGCCGACATGGCGGACGTGGTCGCGGGAGCGGCGCGGGCGGTGGCCGCCAACGCGGGCCAGGCGCCGTGGGTGCCGAGCAGCGTGGTGGTGCCGGCCCTCCGATACGCCGAGGCGGTGGCGGCGGCCGCCGAGGCGATGGGCTCGGTCGTGGTCGGAGACCCGTTGTCCCCGCAGACGCTGTGCGGCCCGCTGCGCTCGCCCGTGGCCCGCGACCGGGTGCTGCGCTACGTCGCGCTCGCGGAGGCCGAGCGCGCCGACGTCGCGCTCGGTGGCCGGCGCCTCGACCGGCCGGGGTGGTGGGTCGAGCCCACCGTGATCGGTGGGGTGGCCGCCGACTCGCGCCTCGTGGTCGAGGAGGTGCTCGGCCCGGTGCTCATGCTGGTGCCCGACGCATCGGCACGTGCATGA
- a CDS encoding MarR family winged helix-turn-helix transcriptional regulator: MTRDPIGEAHRQWVAHGWADAADGMAMVTSVVRAQQLLMERIDAVLRPRGLTFARYEVLRLLSFSRGAAMPMSRLGSLLQVHPTSVTSAVDRLVAQDYVRRERGDGDRRVVLAVLTEAGREAVEEATAALNGEVFEQPGIPSPDVRELTDRLTALRTGLGESL, translated from the coding sequence ATGACCCGCGACCCGATCGGCGAGGCCCACCGCCAGTGGGTGGCCCACGGCTGGGCCGACGCCGCCGACGGGATGGCGATGGTGACGTCGGTGGTGCGCGCCCAGCAGCTGCTGATGGAGCGCATCGACGCCGTGCTGCGCCCGCGCGGCCTGACGTTCGCCCGCTACGAGGTCCTGCGGCTGCTGTCCTTCTCCCGCGGCGCCGCGATGCCGATGTCGCGGCTCGGGTCGCTGCTGCAGGTGCACCCCACCAGCGTCACCAGCGCCGTCGACCGGCTGGTCGCCCAGGACTACGTGCGGCGCGAGCGCGGCGACGGCGACCGACGGGTGGTGCTCGCCGTGCTCACCGAGGCCGGCCGCGAGGCCGTCGAGGAGGCGACCGCCGCGCTCAACGGCGAGGTGTTCGAGCAGCCGGGCATCCCGAGCCCCGACGTCCGCGAGCTGACCGACCGCCTGACCGCGCTGCGTACGGGCCTCGGCGAGAGCCTGTAG
- a CDS encoding ATP-binding protein, with product MSEVLELEDPAPTGTGRSALPLSWVVAAAVAYALLAVLGRLTVVQGQTVSLVWPGAGAAVIWLLAEAPRLWWRALVPLLLIHGAVSWATGGAWSLVVFGAVSLAVQTAVVVWLVRRWCPSLLGAGGTQSFRSPRVLAQASAAIALGCLVGAVIGTVGVAASGAEVDAWTPAAWFARHFTGVLVFGGLGHLAWEWRTQSVPPRAQGGSRLELALLWAISLAASSLVFLQPLPLVFLVVALSVWSAARYPTFLAALHAAAVGSVGFVLTLAGQGPFAELGDPVEQALLIQVFLVAVLLTGLGVGALGDRIDELVSSLTRSREHAAEQAELLAEMTESMGEGLVVLDDAGRVVRSNGASRRLAHRVAPGADDGSALSDLVAQVLHPVVDRAAAPRPELGVGDVPIRLADGDELVLAVSRAPLSEQHGDGRSGTLLVLREVTEHRKGLRPLAGFASTAAHDLRGPLTAIRSWISLAAETLDPDDEAHEGLQRAERASLQMADMIDDLLAHALAEAGDLVPVDVPLAGADGLLAHAGDLLGPDDELVIGSDLPAVHADPVAVRQLFANLIGNGAKYTREGVPARVVVTARRQGARVVVEVEDNGVGVEESERTLIFQRFHRSGAVRAHFRGTGMGLSICQTVVQRHGGTIECLAADPGPGSVFRFDLPAAVSETADVPVG from the coding sequence GTGTCCGAGGTCCTGGAGCTCGAGGACCCCGCCCCCACCGGCACGGGTCGCTCGGCGCTGCCCCTCTCCTGGGTGGTTGCTGCCGCCGTCGCGTACGCCCTCCTGGCCGTGCTCGGGCGGCTCACGGTCGTGCAGGGGCAGACCGTCAGCCTGGTGTGGCCGGGCGCCGGAGCAGCCGTCATCTGGCTGCTCGCCGAGGCACCGCGCCTGTGGTGGCGCGCGCTCGTCCCGCTCCTGCTGATCCACGGCGCCGTCTCGTGGGCGACCGGTGGCGCGTGGTCGCTCGTCGTGTTCGGGGCGGTGTCGCTCGCCGTGCAGACGGCCGTGGTGGTCTGGCTGGTGCGACGCTGGTGCCCCTCGCTGCTCGGCGCCGGCGGCACCCAGAGCTTCCGCTCCCCACGCGTGCTGGCCCAGGCCTCGGCGGCGATCGCCCTCGGCTGCCTGGTCGGCGCCGTGATCGGCACGGTCGGCGTCGCCGCGTCCGGCGCAGAGGTCGACGCCTGGACGCCGGCCGCGTGGTTCGCGCGGCACTTCACCGGGGTGCTCGTGTTCGGTGGGCTGGGGCACCTGGCGTGGGAGTGGCGTACGCAGTCGGTCCCGCCGCGCGCGCAGGGCGGCAGCCGGCTCGAGCTGGCGCTGCTGTGGGCGATCTCGCTGGCGGCGTCGAGCCTGGTCTTCCTCCAGCCGCTGCCGCTCGTGTTCCTCGTGGTGGCGCTGAGCGTGTGGTCGGCCGCGCGCTACCCGACGTTCCTCGCCGCGCTCCACGCCGCAGCGGTCGGTTCGGTGGGCTTCGTGCTCACGCTGGCCGGCCAGGGACCGTTCGCCGAGCTGGGCGACCCCGTCGAGCAGGCCCTGCTCATCCAGGTCTTCCTGGTCGCGGTGCTCCTCACCGGACTCGGCGTGGGCGCCCTCGGCGACCGCATCGACGAGCTCGTCTCCAGCCTGACCCGCTCGCGCGAGCACGCCGCCGAGCAGGCCGAGCTGCTGGCCGAGATGACCGAGAGCATGGGCGAGGGACTGGTGGTCCTCGACGACGCCGGGCGGGTCGTGCGCAGCAACGGCGCGAGCCGGCGGCTCGCCCACCGGGTCGCACCCGGCGCCGACGACGGGTCCGCGCTCAGCGACCTCGTCGCCCAGGTGCTCCACCCGGTCGTCGACCGCGCGGCCGCCCCGCGCCCGGAGCTCGGGGTGGGCGACGTGCCGATCCGGCTGGCCGACGGCGACGAGCTGGTGCTCGCGGTGTCCCGAGCGCCGCTGTCGGAGCAGCACGGCGACGGCCGCTCCGGCACCCTGCTGGTGCTGCGCGAGGTGACCGAGCACCGCAAGGGCCTGCGTCCGCTCGCGGGCTTCGCCTCGACGGCGGCCCACGACCTCCGGGGACCGCTCACCGCGATCCGGTCGTGGATCTCGCTCGCCGCCGAGACCCTGGACCCCGACGACGAGGCCCACGAGGGCCTCCAGCGCGCCGAGCGGGCGTCGCTCCAGATGGCCGACATGATCGACGACCTCCTCGCCCACGCGCTGGCGGAGGCCGGTGACCTGGTCCCGGTCGACGTGCCGCTCGCCGGCGCCGACGGGCTGCTCGCCCACGCCGGCGACCTCCTCGGCCCCGACGACGAGCTCGTCATCGGCAGCGACCTGCCGGCGGTGCACGCCGACCCGGTGGCCGTGCGCCAGCTGTTCGCCAACCTGATCGGCAACGGCGCGAAGTACACCCGCGAGGGCGTCCCGGCCCGCGTGGTGGTGACGGCCCGCCGCCAGGGTGCGCGGGTGGTCGTCGAGGTCGAGGACAACGGCGTCGGGGTGGAGGAGTCCGAGCGCACGTTGATCTTCCAGCGCTTCCACCGCAGCGGTGCCGTGCGCGCCCACTTCCGGGGCACCGGCATGGGCCTGAGCATCTGCCAGACCGTGGTGCAGCGCCACGGCGGCACCATCGAGTGCCTGGCCGCCGACCCCGGTCCCGGCTCGGTCTTCCGCTTCGACCTCCCCGCCGCCGTCAGCGAGACCGCCGACGTCCCGGTGGGCTGA
- a CDS encoding GNAT family N-acetyltransferase, giving the protein MTTRVQVASFDDLDPRTAYAVWRLRQQVFVVEQDCPYPDLDGRDLEDTTRHLVLLDDDRVVGTLRILDDGDWARIGRVVVAPEARGRGLAALLMDEAIALVADREVRLDAQTGLTGFYAGYGFEVAGPEFDEDGIMHVPMRRAPA; this is encoded by the coding sequence ATGACGACGCGGGTGCAGGTGGCCTCCTTCGACGACCTCGACCCGCGCACGGCGTACGCCGTGTGGCGGCTGCGCCAGCAGGTGTTCGTCGTCGAGCAGGACTGCCCCTACCCCGACCTCGACGGGCGCGACCTCGAGGACACCACCCGGCACCTCGTGCTGCTCGACGACGACCGGGTCGTCGGGACGCTGCGGATCCTCGACGACGGCGACTGGGCCCGGATCGGCCGCGTCGTCGTGGCCCCGGAGGCGCGCGGGCGCGGGCTCGCTGCGCTGCTGATGGACGAGGCGATCGCGCTCGTCGCAGACCGCGAGGTGCGCCTGGACGCGCAGACCGGGCTGACCGGCTTCTACGCCGGCTACGGCTTCGAGGTGGCGGGACCGGAGTTCGACGAGGACGGGATCATGCACGTGCCGATGCGTCGGGCACCAGCATGA
- a CDS encoding helical backbone metal receptor, with translation MLDDLGAAVPLTGPATRVVSLVPSLTEALAATAPERLVGATDWCTHPADLDVARVRGTKNPDLAAVRALEPDLVVANQEENRELDVRRLRDAGVAVWVTRIETVEESLASMARLLEEALQVPEPGWLVEARRLWGSPSPARVRVAVPIWRDPWMVVGAPTYTDDLLARAGLVNVLAGREGRYPTVTPGDVDAAGPDLVLLPDEPYVFTADDGPEAFATPSRLVSGRLLTWYGPAMVEAHGELTTLTG, from the coding sequence ATGCTCGACGACCTCGGCGCCGCCGTCCCCCTCACCGGTCCGGCGACCCGCGTGGTGTCCCTCGTGCCGTCGCTCACCGAGGCGCTGGCCGCGACCGCACCCGAGCGGCTGGTCGGCGCGACCGACTGGTGCACCCACCCCGCCGACCTCGACGTCGCCCGGGTCCGGGGCACCAAGAACCCCGACCTGGCGGCGGTCCGCGCGCTCGAGCCGGACCTGGTGGTCGCCAACCAGGAGGAGAACCGCGAGCTCGACGTCCGCCGGCTGCGCGACGCGGGCGTGGCGGTGTGGGTGACGCGCATCGAGACGGTCGAGGAGTCGCTGGCCTCGATGGCGCGGCTGCTGGAGGAGGCGCTGCAGGTGCCGGAGCCGGGGTGGCTGGTCGAGGCGCGGCGGCTGTGGGGCTCGCCGTCGCCGGCGAGGGTCCGGGTGGCCGTCCCGATCTGGCGCGACCCGTGGATGGTGGTCGGCGCACCGACCTACACCGACGACCTGCTCGCCCGGGCCGGCCTGGTCAACGTGCTCGCCGGCCGCGAGGGCCGCTACCCGACGGTGACGCCGGGCGACGTCGACGCCGCCGGCCCCGACCTCGTGCTGCTGCCGGACGAGCCGTACGTCTTCACCGCCGACGACGGGCCCGAGGCGTTCGCGACGCCGTCGCGCCTCGTCTCCGGGCGGCTGCTGACCTGGTACGGCCCCGCGATGGTGGAGGCGCACGGCGAGCTGACGACCCTGACTGGCTAA
- the icmF gene encoding fused isobutyryl-CoA mutase/GTPase IcmF yields MADLHTPSNPIRLVTSSALFDGHDASINIMRRIFMSQGCEVIHLGHNRSVREVVDAALEEDVQGVAVSSYQGGHVEYFEYLVESLRAAGAGHVRVVGGGGGVIVPSEITRLRESGVTIFSPEDGQKMGLVGMINSVVRDCDVDLWADRQVSVEDVLSGDRFAVARAITGAEGGRLDDATLAEVRAAAKRRVVPVLGITGTGGSGKSSLTDEVVRRFRTDQQDKLRIAVIAVDPTRRKGGGALLGDRIRANSLDGDRVFFRSLATRGAHEVPEHLGDVIDVLKAAGHDLVIVETPGIGQGDAGIVPLVDHSLYVMTPEFGAASQLEKIDMLDFADTVAINKFERRGAKDALRDVGRQLVRNREAFGKQPDDMPVFGTSAATFNDDGVTALYQHLRDALAGAGLEVAEGALPHVDVRHSSGIRQVVPPERVRYLSEITETVRGYHARTEELAEAAARLQRIEAVAAELDEADAGGVPALLEQARKAVPHEVADQVAAWPAVVESYSGDEQVVRVRDKEIHTRLTRESLSGNKIPRVALPRFTDHGQLVRFWRRENLPGYFPFTAGVFPFKRDNEDPARMFAGEGDPARTNRRFKILSEGNDATRLSTAFDSVTLYGRDPDPRPDVYGKVGTSGVSVATLDDMKVLYGGFDLVAPTTSVSMTINGPAPTVLAFFLNTAIDQQVDAFREREGREPDEQERADLEAYALANVRGTVQADILKEDQGQNTCLFSTEFSLRMMADIQEWFIQRQVRNFYSVSISGYHIAEAGANPISQLAFTLANGFTYVEAYLARGMDVDDFAPNLSFFFSNGMDPEYSVLGRVARRVWAVAMKEKYGANDRSQKLKYHVQTSGRSLHAQEMDFNDIRTTLQALIAIYDNANSLHTNAYDEAVTTPTEESVRRALAIQLIINREWGLAMNENPLQGSYVIDELTDLVEAAVLAEFDRINERGGVLGAMETGYQRGRIQDESMLYEHRKHDGSLPIIGVNTFVKESAADAQPQEIELARATEAEKESQLARVRAFQAAHGAEAQEALARLKDAAVSGDNVFAVLMDAARVCSLQQVTEAFFEVGGQYRRNV; encoded by the coding sequence ATGGCCGACCTCCACACCCCGTCGAACCCGATCCGCCTCGTCACCTCGTCCGCCCTGTTCGACGGCCACGACGCGTCGATCAACATCATGCGGCGGATCTTCATGAGCCAGGGCTGCGAGGTGATCCACCTCGGGCACAACCGCTCCGTGCGGGAGGTCGTCGACGCGGCGCTCGAGGAGGACGTGCAGGGCGTCGCGGTGTCGTCCTACCAGGGCGGCCACGTGGAGTACTTCGAGTACCTCGTGGAGTCGCTGCGCGCGGCCGGGGCCGGCCACGTCCGGGTCGTGGGCGGCGGTGGCGGGGTCATCGTGCCCTCCGAGATCACCCGGCTGCGCGAGTCCGGCGTCACCATCTTCTCCCCCGAGGACGGCCAGAAGATGGGCCTCGTCGGCATGATCAACTCCGTCGTGCGCGACTGCGACGTCGACCTGTGGGCCGACCGCCAGGTCTCGGTCGAGGACGTGCTGTCGGGCGACCGGTTCGCCGTGGCCCGGGCGATCACCGGCGCCGAGGGCGGCCGCCTCGACGACGCCACGCTGGCCGAGGTGCGCGCCGCCGCGAAGCGCCGCGTGGTCCCGGTGCTCGGCATCACCGGCACCGGCGGCTCCGGCAAGTCGTCGCTGACCGACGAGGTGGTGCGCCGCTTCCGCACCGACCAGCAGGACAAGCTCCGGATCGCGGTCATCGCCGTCGACCCGACCCGCCGCAAGGGCGGCGGGGCGCTCCTCGGCGACCGGATCCGCGCCAACTCCCTCGACGGCGACCGGGTCTTCTTCCGCTCGCTCGCCACCCGCGGCGCGCACGAGGTGCCCGAGCACCTCGGCGACGTGATCGACGTGCTCAAGGCCGCCGGCCACGACCTCGTGATCGTCGAGACGCCCGGCATCGGCCAGGGCGACGCCGGCATCGTGCCGCTCGTCGACCACTCGCTCTACGTCATGACGCCCGAGTTCGGCGCCGCCTCGCAGCTCGAGAAGATCGACATGCTCGACTTCGCCGACACCGTCGCGATCAACAAGTTCGAGCGCCGCGGCGCCAAGGACGCGCTGCGCGACGTGGGCCGACAGCTGGTCCGCAACCGCGAGGCGTTCGGCAAGCAGCCCGACGACATGCCGGTCTTCGGCACCAGCGCCGCGACCTTCAACGACGACGGCGTCACCGCGCTCTACCAGCACCTGCGCGACGCGCTCGCCGGGGCCGGCCTCGAGGTCGCCGAGGGCGCGCTGCCGCACGTCGACGTGCGCCACTCCTCCGGCATCCGCCAGGTCGTGCCGCCGGAGCGGGTGCGCTACCTCAGCGAGATTACCGAGACCGTCCGCGGCTACCACGCCCGCACCGAGGAGCTCGCCGAGGCGGCGGCCCGGCTGCAGCGGATCGAGGCGGTCGCGGCCGAGCTCGACGAGGCGGACGCCGGCGGCGTCCCCGCGCTGCTGGAGCAGGCGCGCAAGGCCGTCCCGCACGAGGTCGCCGACCAGGTCGCGGCGTGGCCGGCCGTCGTGGAGTCCTACTCCGGCGACGAGCAGGTGGTGCGGGTGCGCGACAAGGAGATCCACACCCGCCTGACCCGCGAGTCGCTCAGCGGCAACAAGATCCCGCGGGTCGCGCTGCCCCGCTTCACCGACCACGGCCAGCTCGTGCGGTTCTGGCGCCGCGAGAACCTCCCCGGCTACTTCCCCTTCACCGCGGGCGTCTTCCCGTTCAAGCGCGACAACGAGGACCCCGCCCGGATGTTCGCCGGCGAGGGCGACCCGGCCCGCACCAACCGCCGCTTCAAGATCCTCTCCGAGGGCAACGACGCCACCCGCCTGTCGACGGCGTTCGACTCCGTCACCCTCTACGGCCGCGACCCCGACCCGCGCCCCGACGTCTACGGCAAGGTCGGCACGTCCGGGGTGAGCGTCGCGACCCTCGACGACATGAAGGTGCTCTACGGCGGCTTCGACCTGGTCGCGCCGACGACCTCGGTCAGCATGACCATCAACGGCCCGGCGCCCACCGTGCTGGCGTTCTTCCTCAACACCGCCATCGACCAGCAGGTCGACGCGTTCCGCGAGCGGGAGGGCCGCGAGCCCGACGAGCAGGAGCGCGCCGACCTCGAGGCGTACGCCCTCGCGAACGTCCGCGGCACGGTGCAGGCCGACATCCTCAAGGAGGACCAGGGCCAGAACACCTGCCTGTTCTCCACCGAGTTCAGCCTGCGGATGATGGCCGACATCCAGGAGTGGTTCATCCAGCGGCAGGTCCGCAACTTCTACTCGGTGTCGATCTCCGGCTACCACATCGCCGAGGCCGGGGCGAACCCCATCAGCCAGCTCGCCTTCACCCTCGCCAACGGCTTCACCTACGTCGAGGCCTACCTCGCGCGCGGCATGGACGTCGACGACTTCGCGCCGAACCTGTCGTTCTTCTTCTCCAACGGCATGGACCCCGAGTACAGCGTGCTCGGCCGCGTCGCCCGCCGCGTCTGGGCGGTCGCCATGAAGGAGAAGTACGGCGCCAACGACCGCTCGCAGAAGCTGAAGTACCACGTCCAGACGAGCGGCCGCTCGCTGCACGCGCAGGAGATGGACTTCAACGACATCCGCACCACGCTGCAGGCCCTGATCGCGATCTACGACAACGCCAACAGCCTGCACACCAACGCCTACGACGAGGCCGTGACGACCCCGACGGAGGAGTCGGTGCGCCGCGCGCTGGCGATCCAGCTCATCATCAACCGCGAGTGGGGCCTGGCGATGAACGAGAACCCGCTCCAGGGCTCGTACGTCATCGACGAGCTCACCGACCTCGTCGAGGCCGCGGTCCTGGCCGAGTTCGACCGGATCAACGAGCGCGGCGGCGTGCTCGGCGCGATGGAGACCGGCTACCAGCGCGGCCGGATCCAGGACGAGTCGATGCTCTACGAGCACCGCAAGCACGACGGGTCGCTGCCGATCATCGGCGTCAACACCTTCGTCAAGGAGTCGGCCGCCGACGCCCAGCCCCAGGAGATCGAGCTGGCCCGCGCGACCGAGGCCGAGAAGGAGTCGCAGCTCGCCCGGGTGCGCGCCTTCCAGGCCGCGCACGGCGCGGAGGCGCAGGAGGCCCTCGCCCGGCTCAAGGACGCCGCGGTGTCGGGCGACAACGTCTTCGCCGTGCTGATGGACGCCGCGCGCGTGTGCTCGCTGCAGCAGGTGACGGAGGCGTTCTTCGAGGTCGGGGGCCAGTACCGCCGCAACGTCTGA